Proteins encoded together in one Planctopirus ephydatiae window:
- a CDS encoding AAA family ATPase: MSNFSADLVGRIRAGYPLVVIKTHEEERCLSIIRQLSEEESWELREGMPAEHQPDLAATRPIDSAQWVAGAEVAAEGLVWLICRLGRFLDSPQAIRDFRETVTTALRRRQTLIVIDPEPDLPVDVEKLAISMALPLPDLADLRQILQEYKEESLAMHHQVEPWSHEEEDSLLKALAGLTWHEARMAIRRAMLDRKTVDDEVVRLLISEKKSLASGSEFLTFYDLQEGINDVGGLDQLKEWLTQRSKALSPSAREQGIPAPKGVFLLGVQGCGKSLSARVTARVLGFPLVRLDVTHLLAGQRGGPEENLRKVLQTMENLAPAVLWLDEIEKGFAGAEQSSGGATDSTMARLLGTFLTWISEVEQPVFLVATANSVESLPPELLRRGRFDELFFIDLPNFDERLKILQIHLEKRGWQPSLYDLDLLARQTDGYSGAELEQIVSSAIVESFSHGRILEMEDLEKARRSLIPLSITAEDQVFAIRQWAEGRCRKATSDHRVVRMLDDEQQAELRTISATPAVTTDAEATWQQLAAHGQLKAAIVEYVRRTGEAGFASLAESFDQFQPTKGDYGLRLKHPAGVLVAAGLSREFANLLIELFSSRRLYLRVVPPAHELVQVPLKLALVDAVPSEAQTKPVFLPCTLRLSPDVRNARSLQELKIVRLGTQAE; the protein is encoded by the coding sequence ATGTCAAACTTTTCTGCCGATCTCGTGGGGCGTATTCGAGCTGGCTATCCGCTGGTCGTGATCAAGACACACGAAGAAGAACGTTGTCTATCAATCATTCGCCAACTCTCGGAAGAAGAATCCTGGGAGTTGCGTGAGGGAATGCCGGCTGAACATCAGCCCGATCTTGCCGCCACGAGGCCCATCGATTCGGCTCAATGGGTTGCCGGTGCCGAGGTCGCTGCGGAAGGTCTGGTCTGGCTCATTTGTCGGTTAGGCCGCTTTCTCGATTCTCCGCAGGCCATTCGAGATTTTCGTGAAACCGTCACCACGGCACTTCGTCGCCGTCAGACTTTGATCGTTATTGATCCTGAACCAGATCTTCCCGTGGATGTCGAAAAGCTGGCCATTTCAATGGCCCTCCCTTTGCCTGATCTCGCCGACTTGAGACAGATTTTGCAGGAGTACAAGGAAGAATCTCTTGCGATGCATCACCAGGTCGAACCTTGGAGCCACGAAGAGGAAGACTCATTGCTTAAAGCACTCGCCGGTCTGACCTGGCATGAAGCCCGCATGGCGATTCGCCGGGCGATGCTTGATCGCAAAACCGTCGATGATGAAGTCGTTCGTCTGCTGATCTCCGAGAAGAAGAGCCTCGCTTCCGGATCGGAGTTCTTGACCTTCTACGATCTTCAAGAAGGTATCAACGATGTTGGTGGACTCGATCAGCTCAAGGAGTGGCTGACCCAAAGATCAAAGGCTTTATCGCCTTCAGCTCGAGAACAAGGGATCCCTGCCCCAAAGGGAGTCTTTCTCTTGGGGGTTCAAGGGTGCGGAAAAAGTCTTTCTGCACGCGTGACTGCCAGAGTCCTGGGGTTTCCTCTGGTGCGACTCGATGTCACTCATTTACTGGCCGGCCAGCGCGGTGGGCCGGAGGAAAATCTGCGAAAAGTCCTCCAGACGATGGAGAATCTCGCACCGGCTGTCCTCTGGCTCGATGAAATCGAAAAAGGCTTTGCGGGAGCCGAACAATCATCCGGTGGAGCGACCGACTCAACGATGGCCCGCCTGCTGGGAACTTTTCTGACCTGGATCAGCGAAGTCGAGCAACCTGTCTTTCTGGTAGCAACAGCCAATTCTGTGGAATCTCTTCCCCCGGAACTGCTGCGCCGCGGCCGATTTGATGAACTCTTTTTTATCGACTTACCCAACTTTGATGAGCGACTAAAGATCTTGCAGATCCATCTCGAAAAGCGAGGCTGGCAACCTTCCCTGTACGATCTCGATCTGTTGGCACGACAGACCGATGGCTACAGCGGAGCTGAACTGGAGCAGATTGTCAGTTCGGCAATCGTGGAGTCTTTCAGCCACGGTCGAATTCTGGAAATGGAAGATCTCGAGAAAGCACGTCGATCACTGATTCCATTGTCGATCACTGCTGAAGATCAGGTTTTTGCGATACGCCAGTGGGCCGAAGGTCGTTGCCGCAAGGCGACCAGCGATCACCGGGTTGTCCGCATGCTCGACGATGAACAGCAGGCAGAATTACGCACGATTTCAGCAACTCCCGCAGTGACCACAGATGCCGAAGCGACATGGCAACAACTGGCAGCTCACGGCCAACTGAAGGCTGCGATTGTCGAATATGTCAGGCGAACCGGTGAGGCGGGCTTTGCTTCTCTGGCCGAAAGTTTTGATCAATTTCAACCCACCAAAGGTGACTATGGTTTACGGCTGAAGCACCCAGCTGGCGTCCTTGTTGCGGCCGGATTGTCTCGTGAATTTGCCAATCTTCTCATTGAGTTGTTCTCGTCGAGAAGGCTCTACTTAAGAGTTGTTCCTCCCGCGCATGAACTGGTGCAAGTCCCATTAAAGCTCGCTCTTGTGGATGCTGTCCCCTCGGAAGCGCAGACGAAACCGGTCTTTC